A single region of the Blattabacterium sp. (Cryptocercus kyebangensis) genome encodes:
- the lon gene encoding endopeptidase La, whose translation MLLKNIFTESGFESEAEFIPLMSQDEEDQLLKDDIPEQLCILTVRNMVLYSGIVFPIIAGKSGSIQLLQDAYGLDKTVGVLTQKNSVIENLSEKDLYTIGTVAKILKLLKMPDGNTTVILQGKRRFKVNRFIQKDPYFKAEIIALKENKPSCKDKEYLALVESIKEIAIKIIQDNPNIPSEASIAIRNIESPSFLINFVAANMNLATRDKQKLLEYNDLKKRAMETLRFLNVEHQQIKLKNDIQSRVRSDMDQQQREYFLHQQIKAIQEELGDISYEKEIDEMRAKASRKKWPKEAKKQFDRELLKMQRTNPQMPEYTVQRNYLELMIDLPWGRYSKDNFNLEFAQKILDRDHYGLEKVKERIIEYLAVLKLRGDMRSPILCFYGPPGVGKTSLGRSIATALKRKYVRVSLGGLHDESEIRGHRRTYIGAMPGRLLQSIRKVGTSNPVFVIDEIDKMGLGTNGDPSSAMLEVLDPEQNTSFYDNFLEMGYDLSKVLFIATANSLSTIQPALIDRMEVIEMNGYTVEEKTPIVKKHILPKQLKENGLKKSDLILGNKQIEKVIESYTRESGLRTLEKYIAKLARYAAKNIAMNKKYVKRLNIEKIEEILGIPNDPDRYEGNNVTGVVTGLAWTNFGGDILYIESSLSKGKGNLSITGNLGDVMKESATIALQYIKAHYEEFHIDPKMFEEKNVHVHVPEGAVPKDGPSAGIAMLTALVSSYKNRKLKPHLAMTGEITLRGKVLPVGGIKEKILAAKRANIKEIILSQDNKKDVEEIKQDHLKGLTFDYVRDMNDVIHLSLL comes from the coding sequence ATGTTACTAAAAAATATATTTACCGAATCTGGATTCGAGTCTGAAGCAGAATTTATACCTTTAATGAGTCAAGATGAAGAAGACCAGCTTCTTAAAGATGATATCCCAGAACAATTATGTATATTAACAGTGAGAAATATGGTTTTGTATTCTGGGATTGTTTTTCCTATTATAGCAGGGAAAAGTGGATCTATTCAATTATTACAAGATGCTTATGGATTGGATAAAACGGTTGGGGTATTAACCCAAAAAAATTCTGTCATAGAAAATCTTAGTGAAAAAGATTTGTACACTATAGGAACAGTAGCTAAAATATTGAAATTATTAAAAATGCCTGATGGAAATACCACTGTAATTTTACAAGGAAAAAGGAGATTTAAAGTGAACCGTTTTATTCAAAAAGATCCATATTTTAAAGCAGAAATTATAGCGTTAAAAGAAAATAAACCGTCTTGCAAAGATAAGGAATATCTTGCTTTGGTAGAATCAATCAAGGAAATTGCCATAAAAATTATTCAGGATAATCCAAATATTCCATCAGAAGCCAGTATTGCTATTCGTAATATAGAAAGCCCTTCTTTTTTAATCAATTTTGTAGCCGCTAATATGAATTTAGCTACTAGAGATAAACAAAAATTGTTAGAATACAATGATTTAAAAAAAAGAGCCATGGAAACATTACGTTTTCTTAACGTAGAACATCAACAAATAAAGTTAAAAAACGACATTCAGTCCCGTGTTCGTAGTGATATGGATCAGCAACAGAGAGAATATTTTTTACATCAACAAATTAAAGCCATACAAGAAGAATTAGGGGATATATCTTATGAAAAAGAGATTGATGAAATGCGTGCTAAAGCTTCCAGAAAAAAATGGCCTAAAGAGGCTAAAAAACAGTTTGATAGAGAACTACTTAAAATGCAAAGAACTAATCCCCAAATGCCAGAATATACGGTTCAAAGAAATTATCTAGAATTAATGATTGATCTTCCATGGGGTCGATATTCAAAAGATAATTTCAATTTAGAATTTGCACAAAAAATATTGGATAGAGATCATTACGGTTTGGAAAAAGTGAAAGAACGTATTATAGAATATTTAGCTGTCTTAAAATTAAGAGGAGATATGCGTTCTCCTATTCTATGCTTTTATGGTCCACCTGGAGTAGGGAAAACCTCTTTGGGTAGATCTATAGCGACCGCTCTTAAAAGAAAGTATGTCCGTGTTTCTTTAGGAGGATTACACGATGAATCGGAAATACGTGGTCATAGAAGAACTTATATTGGAGCTATGCCAGGTAGGCTGTTACAATCTATACGAAAAGTAGGAACTTCCAATCCTGTTTTTGTGATTGACGAGATCGATAAAATGGGTTTAGGAACTAATGGAGATCCATCTTCTGCAATGTTAGAAGTTTTAGATCCGGAACAAAATACTTCTTTTTACGATAATTTTTTGGAAATGGGTTATGATTTATCAAAAGTATTGTTTATTGCTACAGCAAATTCTCTTTCAACCATACAACCAGCTCTTATAGATAGGATGGAGGTCATAGAAATGAATGGATATACGGTGGAAGAAAAAACTCCAATTGTAAAAAAACATATTCTACCTAAGCAATTGAAAGAAAATGGATTGAAAAAATCGGATTTAATACTTGGGAATAAACAAATTGAAAAGGTCATTGAAAGTTATACCAGAGAATCTGGTTTAAGAACTCTAGAGAAATATATTGCTAAATTAGCACGTTATGCAGCAAAGAATATTGCTATGAATAAAAAATATGTAAAACGTTTAAATATTGAAAAAATAGAGGAAATTCTTGGAATTCCAAATGATCCAGATCGTTATGAAGGAAATAATGTTACAGGAGTAGTTACAGGTTTAGCTTGGACTAATTTTGGGGGAGATATTTTATATATTGAATCCAGTCTTTCCAAAGGAAAAGGAAATTTAAGTATTACCGGAAATTTAGGAGATGTTATGAAAGAATCTGCAACAATTGCTTTGCAATATATTAAAGCTCATTATGAAGAATTTCATATTGATCCTAAAATGTTTGAAGAAAAAAATGTACATGTCCATGTTCCTGAAGGGGCTGTACCTAAAGATGGTCCATCCGCAGGAATTGCTATGTTAACGGCTCTTGTATCCAGTTATAAAAATAGAAAATTAAAACCTCATTTAGCTATGACAGGGGAAATCACTTTAAGAGGGAAAGTCCTACCTGTAGGAGGAATTAAAGAAAAAATATTAGCTGCTAAAAGGGCTAATATAAAAGAAATTATTCTTTCACAGGACAATAAAAAAGATGTAGAAGAAATTAAACAAGACCACTTAAAAGGATTAACCTTTGATTATGTTAGAGACATGAATGATGTCATTCATTTATCCCTATTATAG
- the ligA gene encoding NAD-dependent DNA ligase LigA — protein MDNRKKYIKEKIEKLRKELSEYNYQYYILDTYNVSDYEFDKKLRELYLLEKENPEFYDPTSPTIRIGGGVPSKKYGSTIIIHHKYKMYSLQNTYSKRELMFWKNKIDKSISSSSFVCELKYDGVSINLIYKNGLLTNAVTRGDGEKGENVTENVRTIQSIPIKLSGENYPTYLEIRGEIFIPKNKFIEINIERKKKGKIPYSNPRNTASGTLKIKDKKEVYKRTLSCIVYTVIGKNLPFNTQYQSFKYLQNWGFKVPETAMICKTKKEIFHFMDYWNRWKNHLPYHIDGIVLKVNEYQKQYLLGCTNKYPRWAISYKFRQKLSETKLLNIKFQVGRTGIITPVAYVLPTQISGTVVKRVSLYNDRFIQKMDLHYGDSIFLEKGGDIIPKVTKINVKKRLINADPIFFLKKCPSCDSSLRKKNKLLYCPNRNCPYQRIGKIKHFVSVRAMNIQGIGSEMIQKLYKNGFLYRISDLYRLKREEFLQIKGVKEKLTDKIIKNIEKSKYNSYYRVLYGLGIPHVGEYISKKLTETFPDINHLINADYNILTSISGIGGKIAKSISTYFSIMENKKMVEKLIKYGLNFSKKYSMIEGKSMIEGKSFVFTGKLSCMSRNIAKNMVEILGGKVFSTVNNKINFIVVGKNFGSKLEKGMKKDNVKILTEDIFIELLKEEKKEKEIQS, from the coding sequence ATGGATAATAGAAAAAAATATATAAAAGAAAAAATAGAAAAACTAAGAAAAGAATTATCAGAATACAATTATCAATATTATATATTGGATACTTATAATGTATCGGATTACGAATTTGATAAAAAATTGAGAGAATTATATTTATTAGAAAAAGAAAATCCAGAATTTTATGATCCTACATCCCCTACAATCAGAATAGGTGGAGGTGTTCCCTCAAAAAAATATGGATCTACAATAATAATTCATCATAAATATAAAATGTACTCCCTTCAAAATACCTATTCCAAAAGAGAATTAATGTTTTGGAAAAATAAAATTGATAAATCTATTTCTTCTTCTTCTTTCGTGTGCGAACTAAAATATGATGGAGTATCCATTAATTTAATCTATAAGAACGGATTATTAACCAATGCCGTAACTCGTGGAGATGGGGAAAAAGGAGAAAATGTTACAGAAAATGTACGAACCATACAATCGATTCCCATAAAATTAAGTGGAGAAAACTATCCTACGTATCTTGAAATACGTGGAGAAATTTTTATTCCTAAAAATAAATTTATAGAAATCAATATAGAACGAAAAAAAAAAGGAAAAATTCCTTATTCTAATCCAAGAAATACGGCTAGTGGAACCCTAAAAATTAAGGATAAAAAAGAAGTCTATAAAAGAACTCTATCTTGTATTGTATACACTGTTATAGGAAAAAATCTTCCTTTTAATACACAATATCAATCTTTCAAATACCTACAAAATTGGGGATTCAAAGTACCAGAAACGGCTATGATTTGTAAAACAAAAAAGGAGATATTTCATTTCATGGATTATTGGAATCGATGGAAGAATCATCTACCCTACCATATTGACGGGATAGTCCTTAAGGTAAATGAGTACCAAAAACAATACCTTTTAGGATGCACGAATAAATATCCACGATGGGCGATTTCTTATAAATTTAGACAAAAATTATCAGAAACCAAGTTATTAAACATAAAATTTCAAGTAGGACGTACTGGGATCATTACCCCTGTAGCTTATGTCCTTCCTACACAGATTTCTGGAACCGTGGTAAAAAGAGTTTCTCTTTATAATGATCGTTTTATACAAAAAATGGACCTCCATTATGGAGATTCTATTTTTTTGGAAAAAGGAGGGGATATCATTCCTAAAGTTACCAAAATAAATGTAAAAAAACGATTAATCAATGCCGATCCTATATTTTTCTTAAAAAAATGTCCATCATGTGATAGCTCTTTAAGAAAAAAAAATAAATTGTTATACTGTCCCAATAGAAACTGTCCTTATCAAAGAATTGGAAAAATAAAACACTTTGTAAGTGTACGAGCAATGAATATACAAGGGATTGGAAGTGAAATGATTCAAAAACTATACAAAAATGGTTTTTTATACAGAATTTCCGATTTATATAGATTAAAAAGAGAAGAATTTCTTCAAATAAAGGGAGTTAAAGAAAAATTAACAGATAAGATAATAAAAAATATAGAAAAATCTAAATACAATTCTTATTATAGAGTTTTATATGGATTAGGAATTCCTCATGTAGGAGAATATATTTCTAAAAAGTTAACAGAAACCTTTCCAGATATAAATCATTTAATAAATGCAGATTATAATATTTTAACGTCTATTTCAGGTATAGGGGGAAAAATAGCAAAAAGTATAAGTACTTATTTTTCAATCATGGAAAACAAAAAAATGGTGGAAAAACTTATAAAATATGGATTAAATTTTTCAAAAAAATATTCTATGATTGAAGGAAAATCTATGATTGAAGGAAAATCTTTTGTTTTTACAGGGAAACTGTCTTGTATGTCACGTAATATCGCTAAAAATATGGTAGAAATTTTAGGTGGAAAAGTATTTAGTACTGTTAATAATAAAATTAATTTTATCGTTGTTGGAAAAAATTTTGGTTCCAAATTAGAAAAAGGGATGAAAAAAGATAATGTGAAAATTTTGACTGAAGATATTTTTATTGAGCTCCTTAAAGAGGAAAAAAAAGAAAAGGAAATCCAATCTTAA
- a CDS encoding N5-glutamine methyltransferase family protein produces MIYFYEFYHLFYDTLKKVYPEIKELNNLFFILTTHVLECDKTKIILKLSRKEKIDDFIYKKLIRKLWELKKNRPIQYIIGKTSFFGMDFLVNEKVFIPRPETEELVSWIIEDYKIKNSENVQIFDIGTGSGCISITLKKKLPKIRYIHAIDFSHEVLSIARINSKLHNVKIFLRKVDILHNLIFFQRIKKYTVNIIVSNPPYVRVSEKKFMHPNIFQYEPFQALFVPDEDPFIFYKKIIFWIKKMFTGVVVCVYFEINQFIHLDFIHFMKKSGFMDIEIRKDFQGFFRMIRATYY; encoded by the coding sequence ATGATTTATTTCTATGAATTTTACCATTTATTTTATGATACTCTTAAAAAAGTATATCCAGAAATAAAGGAATTAAATAATCTATTTTTTATTCTAACCACTCACGTTTTGGAATGCGATAAAACGAAAATTATCTTAAAATTAAGTAGAAAGGAAAAAATAGATGATTTCATATACAAAAAATTGATAAGAAAATTATGGGAATTGAAAAAAAATAGACCCATTCAATATATAATTGGAAAGACCTCCTTTTTTGGAATGGATTTCCTTGTTAATGAAAAAGTTTTTATTCCAAGACCAGAAACAGAAGAACTAGTATCATGGATCATAGAGGATTACAAAATAAAAAATAGTGAAAACGTTCAAATATTTGATATTGGAACAGGAAGTGGATGTATTAGTATTACTTTAAAAAAAAAACTTCCTAAAATACGTTATATTCATGCCATAGATTTTTCTCATGAAGTCCTTTCTATAGCAAGAATAAATTCAAAATTACATAACGTAAAAATTTTTTTAAGAAAAGTTGATATTCTTCATAATTTGATTTTTTTCCAAAGAATAAAAAAATATACCGTTAATATTATCGTTAGTAATCCTCCTTATGTAAGAGTATCTGAGAAAAAATTTATGCATCCAAACATTTTTCAATATGAACCTTTTCAAGCTTTATTTGTTCCAGATGAGGACCCCTTTATTTTTTATAAAAAAATTATTTTTTGGATAAAAAAAATGTTTACTGGTGTAGTAGTATGTGTTTATTTTGAGATAAACCAATTTATTCATTTAGATTTTATTCATTTTATGAAAAAATCAGGCTTTATGGATATAGAAATTAGAAAAGATTTTCAAGGTTTTTTCCGAATGATTCGTGCAACATATTATTAA
- the mnmE gene encoding tRNA uridine-5-carboxymethylaminomethyl(34) synthesis GTPase MnmE, giving the protein MLDDDTIVALATPSGSSAISVIRISGEISISTVETIFISVHSGKKLENQSTHTIHLGYIVDHIDDRRNSLDQVLVSIFRSPFSYTGENMIEISCHGSYYIQQQILQLLIRKGIRLARPGEFTFRAFLNKKMDLSQAEAIADLILSDNQASHELSFQQIKGSLTSTIKDLRKKLLDFYSLLELELDFSEENVIFAKRSELFSFLKDLEEILKDLIESFALGNSIKKGIYVVIIGEPNVGKSTLFNYVIKENRSIISHIEGTTRDSIEGELILNGIHFHFVDTAGIRDTKDTIERMGVRKTMEKIQEAQVLLYLFDASKNDRKKQKKIIKEIQIIHEKNPLKKILVIANKSDISSFKDFYNLKSKVAYFFEISAKNHHGIKRILYTISKLFIEKLKEKNIIVTQNRHYEALKQSLKEVLLAHEALSKRIPEDLVSIHIKEALHHLGKITGEITNEEVLKNIFSKFCIGK; this is encoded by the coding sequence ATGTTAGATGATGATACCATTGTTGCTTTAGCCACTCCTAGTGGTTCCAGTGCTATTTCTGTTATTCGTATTTCTGGAGAAATATCGATATCCACTGTGGAAACCATTTTTATTTCCGTTCATTCTGGAAAAAAATTGGAAAATCAATCCACACATACTATTCATTTAGGATATATTGTGGATCATATAGATGATAGAAGGAATTCATTGGATCAAGTTTTAGTCTCTATATTTAGATCTCCTTTTTCTTATACAGGAGAAAATATGATAGAAATATCTTGTCATGGATCTTATTATATTCAACAACAGATTTTACAATTGTTAATCAGAAAAGGAATACGTTTAGCTCGTCCTGGAGAATTTACATTTCGTGCATTTTTAAATAAAAAAATGGATTTATCACAAGCAGAAGCTATAGCAGATCTCATCTTATCGGATAATCAAGCCTCTCATGAATTATCTTTTCAACAAATAAAGGGGAGCTTAACTAGTACTATTAAAGATTTACGGAAAAAATTATTGGATTTTTATTCCTTATTAGAACTGGAACTGGATTTTTCTGAAGAAAATGTGATTTTTGCAAAAAGATCCGAACTTTTTTCTTTCTTAAAAGATTTAGAAGAAATCTTAAAAGATTTAATTGAATCTTTTGCTCTAGGAAATTCCATAAAAAAAGGAATTTATGTAGTAATTATTGGAGAACCAAATGTAGGTAAATCTACGTTATTCAATTACGTAATTAAGGAGAACCGTTCTATTATCTCTCATATAGAAGGGACTACTAGAGATAGTATAGAAGGAGAATTGATTTTGAATGGAATCCATTTTCATTTTGTGGATACAGCAGGAATTAGAGATACGAAAGATACAATAGAAAGAATGGGGGTTCGAAAGACTATGGAAAAAATACAAGAGGCTCAAGTCCTATTATACCTTTTTGATGCCTCTAAAAATGATAGAAAAAAACAGAAAAAAATTATCAAAGAAATTCAAATTATACACGAAAAGAATCCACTTAAAAAAATTTTAGTGATTGCTAATAAATCGGATATATCCTCTTTTAAAGACTTCTATAACCTAAAATCAAAGGTTGCTTATTTTTTTGAAATTTCTGCAAAAAATCATCACGGGATAAAAAGAATTCTCTATACTATAAGTAAGTTATTCATTGAAAAATTAAAAGAAAAAAATATTATTGTGACACAAAACAGACATTATGAAGCATTGAAACAATCCTTGAAGGAAGTCTTACTTGCTCATGAAGCTTTAAGTAAAAGGATACCAGAAGATTTAGTTTCTATACATATAAAAGAGGCTTTGCATCATTTAGGAAAGATTACAGGAGAAATCACTAATGAAGAGGTACTAAAAAACATCTTCTCCAAATTTTGTATTGGAAAATAA
- the gltX gene encoding glutamate--tRNA ligase gives MSCIRVRFAPSPTGPLHLGGIRTALYNYLFAKKNRGTFILRIEDTDRKRFVPNSESYILETLKWCQIEPDEGVGYGGLYFPYYQSKRGDIYRIYLNKLLEKGEAYYAFDTDQELNRKRKEYYDRGLTFSYNSRVRMFLNNSLRMTKKQLSYKLNSGSSYVIRFKIKPGEKLKIHDMIRGTIMVNTDNLDDKVLLKSNGVATYHLANTIDDYLMKITHVIRGEEWIPSMSLHILLYRSFGWIPPIFAHLPLILRDDGKGKISKRNAESLDFPIFPLQWKVPGNKTIIQGYRELGYFPEAFVNMLAFLGWNPGGKKEIFSLQELKNSFSLERINKSGVFFNLKKANWFNKQYLNKKKEEIFSFLYRELQKRSLFYEKDYLWKVIHLTINRIYFIHEIWEHSFYFFVSPSSYDPSFFDKICHQNTIDQLTLCKESLSDVHKFTSVNLRFLLKKRIYDKNIRKIMQLFRLSLVGSLKGSDIFMILEMLGKEESIRRIENMMKKIKEKIYNDSFC, from the coding sequence ATGTCATGTATAAGAGTTCGTTTTGCCCCTAGTCCTACAGGTCCATTACATTTAGGTGGAATAAGAACGGCTTTATATAACTATCTTTTTGCTAAAAAAAATAGAGGAACATTTATTCTTAGAATAGAAGATACGGATAGAAAAAGATTTGTTCCAAATTCTGAATCGTATATTTTGGAAACATTAAAATGGTGCCAGATAGAACCTGATGAAGGAGTTGGTTATGGGGGCCTTTATTTTCCTTATTATCAATCTAAACGTGGAGATATTTATCGTATTTATCTAAATAAACTGTTAGAAAAAGGGGAGGCTTATTATGCTTTTGATACAGATCAAGAACTTAATAGAAAAAGGAAGGAATATTACGATCGGGGATTAACTTTTTCTTATAATTCCAGAGTAAGAATGTTCCTTAACAACTCCTTAAGAATGACAAAAAAACAATTATCTTACAAATTAAATTCTGGTTCTTCCTATGTCATTAGATTTAAAATTAAACCTGGAGAAAAATTGAAAATACATGATATGATACGTGGAACTATTATGGTAAATACAGATAATTTAGACGATAAAGTATTATTAAAATCTAATGGAGTTGCTACTTATCATTTAGCTAATACTATAGACGATTATTTAATGAAAATAACTCATGTAATAAGAGGAGAAGAATGGATCCCCTCCATGTCCTTGCATATATTGTTGTATCGTTCTTTTGGTTGGATCCCTCCAATTTTTGCACATTTACCTTTAATATTAAGAGATGATGGAAAAGGAAAAATAAGCAAACGAAATGCAGAAAGTTTAGATTTTCCTATATTTCCTTTGCAATGGAAAGTTCCAGGAAATAAAACCATTATTCAAGGATACAGAGAACTAGGTTATTTTCCAGAAGCTTTTGTTAATATGCTAGCTTTTTTAGGATGGAATCCTGGAGGAAAGAAAGAAATTTTTTCTTTACAAGAATTAAAAAATTCTTTTTCTTTAGAAAGAATCAATAAATCTGGAGTTTTTTTTAATCTAAAGAAGGCAAATTGGTTCAATAAACAATATTTAAATAAAAAAAAAGAAGAAATATTTTCATTTCTTTATAGAGAACTACAAAAGCGTTCTCTTTTCTATGAAAAAGATTATTTATGGAAAGTCATCCATCTAACAATAAATAGGATCTATTTTATTCATGAAATTTGGGAACATTCTTTTTACTTTTTTGTTTCTCCTAGTTCTTATGATCCCAGTTTTTTTGATAAAATTTGTCATCAAAATACTATTGATCAATTAACCCTTTGTAAAGAATCATTATCAGATGTTCATAAATTTACATCCGTAAATTTAAGATTTTTGTTGAAAAAAAGAATATACGATAAAAATATACGAAAAATAATGCAACTATTTCGTTTATCTTTAGTAGGTTCTTTAAAAGGATCTGATATTTTCATGATTTTGGAAATGCTAGGAAAAGAAGAAAGTATACGACGTATAGAGAACATGATGAAAAAAATTAAAGAAAAAATTTATAATGATTCTTTTTGTTGA
- the rpsF gene encoding 30S ribosomal protein S6: protein MLKNYENIMIITPVLSDDQAKKTAKEYENYLIQQNGKIVYQEHWGLKKLAYPIQKKQSGCYHLFEFLFHSNLVSDLELKLRQDERILRFITVKLNKYGIEYAERRRNKFFNKD from the coding sequence ATGCTAAAAAATTATGAAAATATCATGATAATTACACCCGTTTTGTCTGATGATCAAGCAAAAAAAACGGCAAAGGAATATGAAAATTATCTAATACAACAAAATGGGAAAATAGTTTATCAGGAACATTGGGGTTTAAAAAAATTAGCTTATCCAATTCAAAAAAAACAAAGTGGTTGTTATCATTTGTTTGAATTTTTATTCCATTCTAATTTAGTATCTGATTTAGAATTGAAATTAAGACAAGATGAACGAATTTTACGTTTTATTACTGTAAAATTAAATAAATATGGGATAGAATATGCAGAAAGGAGAAGAAATAAATTTTTTAACAAGGACTAA
- the rpsR gene encoding 30S ribosomal protein S18, which translates to MILEDIDQNNIKKKGGDSDLRYLSPLKIETKLEKKYCFFEKSNIKYIDYKDPTFLIKFLNAQGKILPRRITGTLKKNQKKLNSAIKRCRQIGLLPFVTDDLR; encoded by the coding sequence ATGATTTTAGAGGATATCGATCAAAACAATATAAAAAAAAAAGGAGGAGATAGCGATTTAAGATACTTATCTCCTCTTAAAATAGAAACAAAATTAGAAAAAAAATATTGTTTTTTTGAAAAAAGTAATATAAAGTATATAGATTATAAGGATCCTACATTTTTAATAAAATTTCTGAATGCACAAGGTAAAATTTTACCACGTCGTATCACAGGGACTCTAAAAAAAAATCAAAAAAAATTAAATTCTGCTATAAAAAGATGCAGACAAATAGGTCTTTTACCTTTTGTTACAGATGATTTAAGATAA
- the rplI gene encoding 50S ribosomal protein L9 produces the protein MKIILKKDVENLGFQYDELDVKPGYARNYLIPKGYAILALPGTVKNIHEILKQRYKKESFLIEKSKEIEKKLKKLTIKIKAKVGKVGKLFGSINNQELMKALNKTGISIDKKSIRIPGNKVIKTIGKHQVNIRLHRKKEFTINVEVLSS, from the coding sequence ATGAAAATTATTCTAAAAAAAGACGTGGAAAATTTGGGTTTTCAATACGATGAATTAGATGTTAAACCAGGTTATGCTAGAAACTATCTAATTCCTAAGGGTTATGCTATTTTAGCTCTTCCTGGAACAGTAAAAAATATTCATGAAATATTGAAACAGCGCTATAAAAAGGAAAGTTTTTTAATCGAAAAATCCAAAGAAATAGAAAAAAAATTAAAAAAATTAACTATAAAAATAAAAGCTAAAGTAGGAAAAGTAGGAAAACTATTCGGTTCCATTAACAATCAAGAACTGATGAAAGCTTTAAATAAAACAGGAATATCTATAGATAAAAAATCTATCAGGATCCCTGGTAATAAAGTTATTAAAACAATTGGGAAACATCAGGTCAATATACGTTTACATCGTAAAAAAGAGTTCACTATAAATGTTGAAGTATTGTCTTCCTGA